TTTTGATGGGTTGGACGTTCACAGTCCATTAGAGATGTTCGGTGACGACCCATTTATCAAGGCATTTATCGTCAATAAGATTGTTCAAAATGGACCTGAGTTCTATGATCAAATGTCTGATGGTCCATATGGGGCGAAGGAGCTAGGGATCGATGCTTTATGCTCTCTGCCGTTCTCCATGGGAAAAAAGCGTTATATCAGTATATTGATGGCCAATGTCAAGAATAGAGAGTTCACACGATCAGACAAAGAGACGTTGATCTCGGTCTGGACCCTTTTGAACGAAGCAATAGAAAAGTATCACCTAAAATCGCGATTTTGAAAACAATGATGAGGGGGGAAAACCCCCACCTCGATCATTCTCAGTGTTTCTTTTCCTTAGGATGCTGATGCACAGCCTCGGCCCGCTCTTTCTTTGCACGCTCCTGCTCGTACATCTCCATCCTTTCCTCTACATCTTTGCTCTTCGGGATGGCCTGCTTTACGACCGCCATAGCACCCATTCCCAGCTCGAAGAGCATGGGTGGGATCTTGATATTTCCTCTGATAGACGTACCCACCATCTTCCCAGGGTTCATAATGTCGGTGGGGTCGATGGTGTTCTTGATCATGCGTATATATTTTGCCCCTGGTCCCCGTATCTTGTCCAGGTTAGATGCGAAGAACGAACCGAAACCGAGAGGACGACCACCATATTCATAGGATATGTCTGATAGCTTGCTGTTGAACCCGAAAGATGTGAGGTTCACAAGGTTGTCGAAGTCCGCCAGGTAGTAGGGCATGAACATCACTGTGTTGCGGTCCGCGACCGTCCCAATTATCGCCCCGGTCATGTTCAGCTGGTCCAAAAGCTTGTTCGTCCTCTTTGTGAACTCAGCAAAGTGCTTCAAGGGGACTATCACCTCACCAGGGATGCTGCCGAGTCCTATCTCGCGGACCCTGAACTCGTAACAGCGCTCCTCCCATTCATGTTCGGCGACCTCATCGCTCATCCTTTTTGCCCCATGCTTGGCCATGATCTCGTCAATGACCTTTTCCTCATAGGCGACGACCTCCTTTGCACCCTCGAGCTCGATGTTCACCATAGCTCCTACCTCGGGGGCGTGGCGCCCTATCTTCCGGAGCATCTCAAAGTGCTTTCCATCTGAGAAACCTATATGTAACGGGTCAACGCGCTTGCGGAGTATCTCCATGAGAGGCGCCCCTGCGGCCTCTAGGCTATC
This genomic window from Methanomassiliicoccales archaeon contains:
- a CDS encoding FAD-binding oxidoreductase, producing MDSKEDNTANPQLVSRLRDAIGHENVKTSKMERLLYSHDLAPLPKETQIAFKNVPDVVVRPRNTDDVVKIVKIAYEEGVPITPRGSSTWGLGGSMPVFGGILVDFTGLMNNILDINPVDLTVTVQPGATWKQVYEACLEKGLLLGSYPSSFPSATIGGWISTGGIGMGSMKYGGAADNIRNMEVVMPDGTLINTGFDLVADNMSGYNLQRLICSSEGTLGLICKVTLKLVPAPEVMKALSYAFDSLEAAGAPLMEILRKRVDPLHIGFSDGKHFEMLRKIGRHAPEVGAMVNIELEGAKEVVAYEEKVIDEIMAKHGAKRMSDEVAEHEWEERCYEFRVREIGLGSIPGEVIVPLKHFAEFTKRTNKLLDQLNMTGAIIGTVADRNTVMFMPYYLADFDNLVNLTSFGFNSKLSDISYEYGGRPLGFGSFFASNLDKIRGPGAKYIRMIKNTIDPTDIMNPGKMVGTSIRGNIKIPPMLFELGMGAMAVVKQAIPKSKDVEERMEMYEQERAKKERAEAVHQHPKEKKH